A portion of the Carya illinoinensis cultivar Pawnee chromosome 11, C.illinoinensisPawnee_v1, whole genome shotgun sequence genome contains these proteins:
- the LOC122281578 gene encoding uncharacterized protein LOC122281578 isoform X1, translating to MSRGTDRLVKSLKKFADVQYKLFRARYGHQITDIFEFPIKLVLSPFTLAFDIVGSAPRGFGVPELISKLSYASIFVVATLGTYDIALELGKKVICQRNCQTCNGWQALRCTMCRGSGRVHYQVKNYTLKSGEKATAECVAEAIVDNRAELVHLPSTMDLHVPLPSKDCPTCDGTGVMGCPECKHKLQVRISGDDIMEPPWKAYNVLKKMDYPYEHIVHSMKDPSIAAFWLITLPQIVGGFNYDDEIKQKIWWQYQESMRYDHLQDEVAKRKPGWEHLQEALISIDPVRARDDPVIVKNIPYYKAKKALEAEVMKIDPPPRPANWGELDLPLNASSWSEEDLKDPEKLYEMTVLLNAQREIADKILDVQWETKWREEKLNEMLKDKVRPYIQNIDNGVLSKPIVLQSQKQEQKRARRRRWWFF from the exons ATGTCGAGAGGAACAGACCGTCTGGtgaagagtttgaagaagtttgcGGATGTTCAATACAAGCTCTTCAGAGCTCGCTATGGTCACCAAATCACTGACATTTTCGAGTTCCCCATAAAGCTTGTGCTCTCTCCCTTCACTCTCGCTTTTGACATTGTCGGCTCTGCTCCCCGCGGCTTCGGCGTCCCCGAGCTCATCTCCAAGCTCTCATACGCTTCCATCTTT GTTGTTGCTACTCTTGGGACTTATGACATTGCGTTGGAGTTGGGAAAGAAAGTAATATGTCAGAG AAACTGTCAAACCTGCAATGGGTGGCAGGCATTGCGGTGTACCATGTGCAGAGGATCAGGGAGGGTGCACTACCAAGTGAAAAATTACACCTTGAAAAG TGGAGAGAAGGCAACGGCTGAATGTGTTGCAGAGGCCATTGTTGACAATCGGGCTGAGTTGGTGCACCTTCCGTCCACCATGGATCTTCATGTGCCTTTGCCATCTAAAGATTGTCCTACCTGTGATGGAACG GGTGTAATGGGATGTCCTGAATGCAAACACAAATTACAAGTCAGAATCTCTGGGGATGAT ATCATGGAGCCTCCATGGAAGGCTTATAATGTCTTGAAAAAAATGGACTATCCTTATGAG CATATAGTTCACAGCATGAAAGATCCCAGCATTGCTGCATTTTGGTTGATTACCTTGCCTCAGATTGTGGGTGGCTTCAACTATGATGACGAGATCAAGCAGAAAATTTGGTGGCAATACCAG GAATCCATGCGGTATGATCATCTTCAAGATGAGGTAGCAAAGCGAAAACCAGGGTGGGAGCACTTACAGGAA GCCTTGATCTCTATCGATCCTGTACGTGCTAGGGATGATCCTGTTATAGTGAAAAATATTCCCTACTACAAGGCCAAGAAGGCATTGGAGGCAGAGGTCATGAAAATTGATCCTCCACCAAGGCCAGCAAATTGGGGT GAGCTGGACCTTCCACTGAATGCATCTTCTTGGAGTGAGGAAGATCTCAAAGATCCTGagaaattatatgagatgacTGTTCTTCTTAATGCCCAAAGAGAAATTGCAGATAAAATCTTGGATGTGCAGTGGGAAACTAAATGGCGCGAGGAGAAG TTAAATGAGATGTTGAAGGACAAGGTGCGACCCTATATTCAGAACATTGACAATGGTGTCCTCTCTAAACCTATTGTCTTGCAATCACAAAAGCAGGAGCAGAAG AGGGCCCGTCGACGGAGATGGTGGTTTTTTTGA
- the LOC122281578 gene encoding uncharacterized protein LOC122281578 isoform X2, producing the protein MSRGTDRLVKSLKKFADVQYKLFRARYGHQITDIFEFPIKLVLSPFTLAFDIVGSAPRGFGVPELISKLSYASIFVVATLGTYDIALELGKKVICQRNCQTCNGWQALRCTMCRGSGRVHYQVKNYTLKSGEKATAECVAEAIVDNRAELVHLPSTMDLHVPLPSKDCPTCDGTGVMGCPECKHKLQVRISGDDIMEPPWKAYNVLKKMDYPYEHIVHSMKDPSIAAFWLITLPQIVGGFNYDDEIKQKIWWQYQESMRYDHLQDEVAKRKPGWEHLQEALISIDPVRARDDPVIVKNIPYYKAKKALEAEVMKIDPPPRPANWGKYEERRYLENGCGDIIKNQKPCGRW; encoded by the exons ATGTCGAGAGGAACAGACCGTCTGGtgaagagtttgaagaagtttgcGGATGTTCAATACAAGCTCTTCAGAGCTCGCTATGGTCACCAAATCACTGACATTTTCGAGTTCCCCATAAAGCTTGTGCTCTCTCCCTTCACTCTCGCTTTTGACATTGTCGGCTCTGCTCCCCGCGGCTTCGGCGTCCCCGAGCTCATCTCCAAGCTCTCATACGCTTCCATCTTT GTTGTTGCTACTCTTGGGACTTATGACATTGCGTTGGAGTTGGGAAAGAAAGTAATATGTCAGAG AAACTGTCAAACCTGCAATGGGTGGCAGGCATTGCGGTGTACCATGTGCAGAGGATCAGGGAGGGTGCACTACCAAGTGAAAAATTACACCTTGAAAAG TGGAGAGAAGGCAACGGCTGAATGTGTTGCAGAGGCCATTGTTGACAATCGGGCTGAGTTGGTGCACCTTCCGTCCACCATGGATCTTCATGTGCCTTTGCCATCTAAAGATTGTCCTACCTGTGATGGAACG GGTGTAATGGGATGTCCTGAATGCAAACACAAATTACAAGTCAGAATCTCTGGGGATGAT ATCATGGAGCCTCCATGGAAGGCTTATAATGTCTTGAAAAAAATGGACTATCCTTATGAG CATATAGTTCACAGCATGAAAGATCCCAGCATTGCTGCATTTTGGTTGATTACCTTGCCTCAGATTGTGGGTGGCTTCAACTATGATGACGAGATCAAGCAGAAAATTTGGTGGCAATACCAG GAATCCATGCGGTATGATCATCTTCAAGATGAGGTAGCAAAGCGAAAACCAGGGTGGGAGCACTTACAGGAA GCCTTGATCTCTATCGATCCTGTACGTGCTAGGGATGATCCTGTTATAGTGAAAAATATTCCCTACTACAAGGCCAAGAAGGCATTGGAGGCAGAGGTCATGAAAATTGATCCTCCACCAAGGCCAGCAAATTGGGGT AAATATGAGGAACGGCGCTACTtggaaaatggttgtggagatataaTAAAGAACCAGAAGCCTTGTGGAAGGTGGTGA
- the LOC122282060 gene encoding early nodulin-like protein 1 translates to MVSHIYISKGHLIYFRSLMEFQTHFFLYFVLLSCFLSSSLAYNFYVGGRDGWVLYPSESYSHWAERNRFQVNDTLVFKYKKGTDSVLVVNKDDYYNCNTKNPIKKLEEGDSDFQFDRSGPFFFVTGKDQSCEKGQKLIVIVLAVRHYNKNPPPSSPIPIPPKESPGSRY, encoded by the exons atggtcTCTCATATATACATCTCCAAGGGCCATCTTATTTATTTTCGTTCCCTTATGGAATTTCAGACGCATTTCTTCCTTTACTTTGTTCTCCTTTCTTGTTTCCTATCTTCTTCCCTTGCCTACAATTTCTATGTAGGTGGAAGAGATGGGTGGGTCTTGTACCCCTCTGAGAGCTACAGCCACTGGGCTGAGAGAAACAGGTTCCAAGTCAATGATACTCTCG TCTTTAAGTATAAGAAAGGTACGGACTCTGTGCTGGTTGTGAACAAAGATGATTACTACAACTGCAACACAAAGAACCCCATCAAGAAATTGGAGGAAGGTGATTCTGACTTCCAGTTTGATAGATCTGGGCCATTCTTTTTCGTCACTGGGAAGGACCAAAGCTGTGAGAAAGGACAGAAACTGATCGTTATTGTTTTGGCCGTaagacactacaacaaaaaccCTCCTCCTTCATCTCCGATTCCAATTCCTCCAAAAGAAAGCCCCGGCTCCAGGTACTGA